The bacterium sequence TCGAGCGCGCGACATGACGGATCTCGCGCCGCGGCCCTGAGATGGCGCTGAAGCTCGACCCGTCGGTGTTCCGCGTCGAGGGGACCGCGGCGCTCCGCCGCGCCGCGGCGAAGATTCTCGCCGAGGCGATCCGCGCGGTCGACCCGGGCGCCGCGACGGGCCGCGCGATCGTCCGGACGAGCACCGGCGTCCGGATCGCCGGGCGGACGTACCGGCTGCGCGATCACGCCAAGGTGATCGTCGTCGGCGCAGGCAAGGCGTCGGCGCCGATGGCGCGGGCGGCGGAACGGGCCCTCGGCCGCCGGATCACGGCCGGCCTCGTCACGGCCGCGCGGGGTCCCCGGGACCGTCCGTCGCGGATCATCGTACGGGAGGCGGCGCACCCGGTGCCGGACGCGGCGGGCGAAGCGGCGGCCCGGGAGATGCTCGCGCTCGTCCGCGGGCTCGGCCCCGACGATCTCGTGCTGTGCCTCTTGTCCGGCGGCGGCTCGGCGCTGCTGCCGCTTCCCCGCGACGGCCTGTCGCTCCAAGATCTGGCGGAGACGACGAACCTGCTGCTGCGGTCGGGCGCCGACATCGTCGAGTTGAACACCGTGCGCAAGCACCTCTCGGCGATCGCGGGCGGACAGCTCGCGCGCGGGGCGGCGCCCGCACGTGTCGCGACGCTGGCGATCTCCGACGTCGTGGGCTCGCCGCCGGACGCGATCGCCTCGGGCCCGACGGTGCCGGACCCGACGACGTTCGCGGACGCGCTCGCGGTGCTCGACCGGTACGGCGTCGCCGCCCGCGTCCCCGCGGCGGTGCGCGGGGTGCTCGAACGGGGGCGCGACGGGGCGATCCCCGACACTCCGAAGCCGGGCGATCCGGTCTTTCGCGAGGCCGCGATGACGATCGTCGCGGATAATCTCGCCGCGGCCCGCGCCGCCGCGACGGCGGCGCGGGCCGCTGGGTTTCACGCACTGCTGCTGTCCACCTACCTCGAAGGCGAAGCGCGCCACGCCGGCCGCGTGCTCGCCGGAATCGCCCGGCAGATCGCCGCCACCGGCGATCCGGTGCGGCGGCCGGCCTGTGTCGTCTGCGGCGGCGAGACCACCGTCACCGTGACCGGCGGCGGGCGGGGCGGCCGCAACCAGGAGCTGGCGTTGGCGGCGGCCGCCGCCATCGCAGGCGTGCCGGACACGCTGATCGTCGGCTTCGCGACCGACGGGCGGGACGGGCCGACGGACGCGGCGGGCGGGGCGGTGGACGGCGCCACCCTGGCGCGCGCCCGGCGGGCGGGGCTCGATCCCGCGCGCCGCCTCCGCAACAACGACGCGTATCCGCTGCTTCGGGCGACCGGGGACCTCATCACCACCGGTCCGACCGGCACCAACGTCGCGGACCTCGCGCTCGTCCTCTGCGGCAAGACGCGGGGGAAGGAACGGCGCAGGAGGGAACGGCCGGCGCGCTCCTGAAACGGGCCTCGCCATGCCGGCCTCCGAGCGCGCGCACACCCAGCGTGCGAGCCCCAACGCCGTCTACGACCGCGCACGCGCCGCCGGCGTCCGGCTCATCCGCGCCGC is a genomic window containing:
- a CDS encoding DUF4147 domain-containing protein, whose protein sequence is MALKLDPSVFRVEGTAALRRAAAKILAEAIRAVDPGAATGRAIVRTSTGVRIAGRTYRLRDHAKVIVVGAGKASAPMARAAERALGRRITAGLVTAARGPRDRPSRIIVREAAHPVPDAAGEAAAREMLALVRGLGPDDLVLCLLSGGGSALLPLPRDGLSLQDLAETTNLLLRSGADIVELNTVRKHLSAIAGGQLARGAAPARVATLAISDVVGSPPDAIASGPTVPDPTTFADALAVLDRYGVAARVPAAVRGVLERGRDGAIPDTPKPGDPVFREAAMTIVADNLAAARAAATAARAAGFHALLLSTYLEGEARHAGRVLAGIARQIAATGDPVRRPACVVCGGETTVTVTGGGRGGRNQELALAAAAAIAGVPDTLIVGFATDGRDGPTDAAGGAVDGATLARARRAGLDPARRLRNNDAYPLLRATGDLITTGPTGTNVADLALVLCGKTRGKERRRRERPARS